The Streptomyces sp. NBC_00459 DNA segment GACGGACGCGGGCGACGCGAAGGCGGGCGACGTCGCCGTCTTCTACCGGACGAACGCCCAGTCCCGTGTCTTCGAGGAGATCTTCATCCGCGTCGGCCTGCCCTACAAGGTCGTCGGCGGCGTCCGATTCTACGAGCGCAAGGAGGTCCGGGACGTCCTGGCCTATCTGCGCGTACTCGCCAACCCGGAGGACTCGGTGCCGCTGCGCCGCATCCTCAACGTCCCCAAGCGCGGCATCGGCGACCGCGCGGAGGCGATGATCGACGCGCTGTCCCAGCGCGAGAAGATCAGCTTCCCGCAGGCGCTGAAGCGCGTGGACGAGGCGTACGGAATGGCCTCGCGGTCGACCAACGCCGTCAAGCGGTTCAACACGCTGATGGAGGACCTGAGGACGATCGTGGATTCGGGCGCGAGCCCGGCGACGGTCCTGGAAGCGGTCCTCGAACGCACGGGCTACCTGGCCGAGTTGCAGGCCTCGACCGACCCGCAGGACGAGACCCGGATCGAGAACCTCCAGGAACTCGCCGCGGTCGCCCTGGAGTTCGAGCAGGAATCCGCAGCGGCCGGAGCAGCGGACAAGGCCGATCAGCCCGCGGACGGCGAGCCGCCGGCCCCGGCCGGGCTCGCCGCGTTCCTGGAGCGGGTCGCCCTGGTCGCCGACTCCGACCAGATCCCCGACGAGGACGACGACGGCTCCGGCGTCATCACCCTGATGACCCTGCACACCGCCAAGGGCCTTGAGTTTCCCGTGGTGTTCCTGACCGGCATGGAGGACGGCGTCTTCCCGCACATGCGTGCCCTCGGTCAGGCCAAGGAACTGGAGGAGGAGCGGCGGCTGGCCTACGTCGGCATCACGCGCGCGCGTGAACGGCTGTACCTGACACGGTCGTCGCTGCGCAGTGCGTGGGGGCAGCCGTCGTACAACCCGCCCTCGCGTTTCCTGGAGGAGATCCCGGCGGCCCATCTGGAGTGGAAGCGCACGGGCGCGATGGCTCCTGCGACGTCCTCGGGCCCGGCCTCCGGGGTGGCGTCGTCGTTCTCGTCGTTGGCGTCCTCGCGCTCGCGCTCCGCGGCCTCGGGTGCGTCCGGTTTCGCCACACGCCGGGGCGGTGCCGAGAAGCCGGTCGTCGCGCTGGCGGTGGGGGACAGGGTCACGCACGACCAGTTCGGCCTGGGGACAGTGGTGGGCGTGAAGGGCACGGGCTCGAACGCCGAGGCGACGGTCGACTTCGGCGAGGACAAGCCCAAGCGACTGCTGCTGCGGTACGCGCCGGTGGAAAAGCTTTAGCGCCCCGCTCGGGCGCGGGCTATTCGCCTGCGGGCCGGGGTAGGGGGCTTGTTCGCGCAGTTCCCCGCGCCCCAGAGTGCCCCTATCGGGGCATCAGGGGCGCGGCTGCCGGTTACGTCGGGTCGAGGCCGTGGCTGCGCAGCCACGGGAGCGGGTCGATCGCCGAGCCGCCTGCGGGCCGTACCTCGAAGTGCAGGTGCGGGCCGGTCGAGTTGCCGGAGTTCCCGGAGTACGCGATGGGCTCGCCGGCCTTGACCGTCGTGCCGGACGCGACCTGGTAGCTGGAGAGGTGGCAGTACCACGTCTCCGTACCGTCCTTGTCGGTCACGATCATCATGTTGCCGTAGGCGCTGTTCCACTGCGTCCGGACGGTGCCGTCGGTCGCGGCCATCACCGTCGTGCCGTACGAGACGGGGAAGTCGATCCCGGTGTGCACGGACATCCAGTTGATGCCGGCCTGGCCGAAGTAGGCGCTGAGGCCGCGCTGTTCGACCGGGAGCGCGTACTTCGGGCGCAGTCGCTCCTTGCGGGCGGCTTCCGCCGCCGCTGCCTTCTTCTGGGCGAGCTGCTGGGCCTTGAGGTCGATACGTTCCTGCGTCCGGCTGGCCCGGTCGGCGAAGTCGTCGGCGCCCGCGGAGAGGCTCTCCAGCTGGGTGTCCAGCTTGTTGTTCGCGGTGGACGGCTTCACCGCGACACCGTCCGACGCGGATGCCGTGGTGTTCTGCTCGCTGTCACCGCTCATCCCGCTCACGGAAGCGGCGGCGATACCCGCGACCCCCATCACGCAGGCGGACGGAACGGCGATGGTCAGCAGGGCGGAACGTTTGGCCGGGGGGCGACGCCGGGACCGGCCCGCGTTGCGCGCCGCGGTACGGGACGCCGCGCGCCCGGCTCCGGGAAGCGCGCCCGGAGCGACGTCCTCCTGGCCGTCGAGCAGCGGGGCCTCGGCGGGCAGCTCGTCGGCGGTGTAGAAGTCCGGCTCGTCGTGGGGGAGGGCGTGTTGGTCGTACTCCGGTACGTCCGCCGCGTCCGTGATCTGCTCGAAAATCGCGGTGGCCTGCTGGTCGTACTCGTGCTCCTGCGCGTGGTCGTACTCGGCGGAGTGGGCGGGCGTGCCGCCCGGGCCGCTGTCCGAGTTCCACTGCGTGGCGTCGTACACACCGGTGTCGGAGGCCTGCGTGGCCCATTCCCACTGCTGGGTCTGGTCGGCCGGACCTGCCTGCTCGGGCTGGAGCCAGGCGGAGGCGTCCCACTGACCGCTGGGGTCACTGCCGGGAGGCGGCGACTGCGTGGGGATCTCGGCGAGCTGCTGGTAGCCGGGCGCCCAGGTGGAGGTGTCGTACGCCCCGGTGTCGTAGGCGGCGTGGTGCTGGGCCGCGTACGGGTCGTAGTTCAGGGTCTGGTGACTGCCCGTGGACCACTGGGAGTTGTCGTACGAACCGGTGGTGTCCTCGCCCGGCATGTTGCCGAAGAGCGGGTCGGTTGCGAAATTACCGCCGGTACCCGTGCCCATGCCCGTGTCGAAACCGTTGGCGAAGGTGGGGTCGTGCGTGGTGAAGTCACCGAAAGGGACTTCCTGCGTGCCGTACGACGCGTAATGGGCCGTCGCGGCATCGGAAGCCGGAGCCGGGGTGGTCATGGTCCCCGACGGGTGACGTTCGTTCACCAACTTCTCTTTCGCCTCGACAACAGGGGCTGGCAGAGCAGTGCGGCGACTGTACCCGGCGGTACGCGGGCGCGACAATCTTCCGCAGGTTTCGTGCCTTGGGGAAACGGGCATTCGGCCGTGTTTCGGGGGACTGCGGGCACGGGTTTGGCCTGGCGTTCGAAGATTGTTCGAATCTCGGGTGCTGTTCGGCGGTCCTGAACCGCCTGTGTGCGGCGTTCGGGCCGGGGTTCACGCCACGGTCAGTCCGCCGGTTCGGGCCCGGTCGGTCCGCGCATCGGCGGCCAGGGAGTGGTCGCTCTCGTCCAGGGCCTGCCGTATCCCGGTCGCGACGGCCGGGTGCACCGGCAGGGCGAGGTGGCCGACGCCGGTGACCTGCACGTTCTCTGCCAGTAGGTCCGGGTGGTCGATGCGGGCCGTCTCCGGCGGGTCCATCACATGGTCCAGATCGCTCCAGAAGCTGACGAAGCGCGTACGGCAGTCCGATGCGGGCAGGCGCAGCTCCTCGATGACCTCCGAGCCGGGGCGCATCTGGCGGACGATCGGGTGCGCGTCGGCCAGCGGGACGGCCCGGGTTCCGGAGTGCGGGGTGCCGAGGGAGACGAGCGTACGGACGCGGAGGTCACCGCCGAGGCGCTGCACGTAGTAGCGCGCGATCAGGCCGCCCAGGCTGTGCCCGACGATGTCCACCTGTGGCTGGCCCGTGCGCCTGCATATCTCCTCTATGTGCCGGCCGAGCAGCTCGGCCGCGGTGCGGATGTCGCAGGTCAGCGGGGAGTAGTTGAGCGACTCGATCTGTCGGCGGCCGTGTTGGGCGAGGGACCGGCGCAGCAGGACGAAGACGGAGCGGTTGTCGATGAAGCCGTGGAGGAGGACGACCGGGGGTTTCGGCTCCGCGGGCAGGCGGGTGGGGGAGCCGGCGGCAGCGGAGGCCCCGGGGAGCGCGGCGGGGTCGGGGGTCGTGGCCCGGCGTTCCTGGACGATGCCCGACGGATAGAGGAGCAGATGCCCGGCCAGGATCGCGATCTCCAGGGCGGTCGCCTTGAGCAGCGCGACGGAGATTCCCGTCAGCCTGCTCGGCAGGACGCGCTGACAGAGCGGAAGCAGGGGCAGTGCTGCCCGGATGACCTTCATGGCCGACCTCCTGTCGGCACGCGGGAGGACTTCTCTGTCCCCCGTGTGCCCTCGTGGGGGGTCGCGACGAGGGCGGCCGGTGGTGTCGGTGGTGGTGCACGAGTGAGGCATGCGGCGTGTGTGACGCCAGGGGGGTGGCGAACTCCTTGCCTGATGGCGACGAAGCTCCCCGCTGTCGTGCCCCCACTGCCCTTCGTGCCATCTCCGACGCACCGCACCCCCACGGCGCGCGGCTCGCGACGCGGTGGTGCGACGACCTCGATGCGGCTCCCCTTGCGCCGGTCCCACCGGTGCGCGGCGAACGTGTCCCACCGTGTGATTTCCCCCTCGGCATCCGTCGCGAAACTGCCGGTTGCGGGATGCTTGACATAACGTTCGTTCACTTCATGGAGGCAGCGATGGGTGTGGCAGCCGGTCCGATCCGCGTGGTGGTGGCGAAGCCGGGGCTCGACGGCCACGACCGCGGAGCAAAGGTGATCGCGCGGGCGCTGCGTGACGCCGGTATGGAGGTCATCTACACCGGCCTCCACCAGACCCCCGAGCAGATCGTCGACACCGCGATCCAGGAGGACGCCGACGCGATCGGGCTCTCCGTGCTCTCCGGCGCCCACAACACGCTCTTCGCTGCCGTGATCGATCTCCTGCGGGAGCATGACGCGGCGGACATCAAGGTGTTCGGCGGCGGGATCATCCCCGAGGCGGACATCGCAGCGTTGAAGGAGAAGGGGGTTGCGGAGATCTTCACTCCTGGGGCGACCATGGATTCCGTTGTGGAGTGGGTGCGGGGGGCGGTACGGGGGTGAGGGGGGTGCTGTTCAGACCCCTTGGTGCCTTCGTTCTTGAAGCTCCTCAGCTCCTCAGCTCCTCAGCTCTTCCGCCATCGCCGCGCGCAGGCGCAACGTGCCCACGAGGCGTTGGAACGCCTCTGCCCAGTAGGTTCCCGCGCCCGGTGACGCGTTCTCCCCTTCGTCGGGTATCGCCAGCAGGCCGTCGAGGCGACCGGCCTCGGAGGGATCCAGGCAGCGTTCCGCGAGCCCCATCACTCCGCTGAAGCTCCATGGGTAACTCCCCGCGTCCCGAGCGATATTGAGCGCGTCGACCACTGCCCGACCGAGCGGCGGAGCCCACGGCACCGCGCACACCCCGAGCAACTGGAATGCCTCGGACAGCCCGTGCGTCGCGATGAACCCCGCCACCCAGTCGGCACGTTCGGCGGAGTCCAGCGTGGCGAGCAGCTTCGCCCGCTCCGCCAGGGACACCGCCCCTGGCCCGCCGGCCTCGGGTGTCGAGGGAGCGCCGAGGAGCGCCCGGGACCAGTCCGCGTTCCGCTGCCGTACCGCCGCCCGGCACCACGCGGCGTGCAGCTCGCCCTGCCAGTCGTCTGCCACCGGCAGCGCCACGATCTCCTCCGGCGTACGTCCGCCGAGCCGTCCCGGCCACGATCCGAGCGGGGCCGCCTCCACCAACTGGCCCAGCCACCAGGACCGTTCACCGCGCCCCGCCGGGGCCTTGGCCACGACGCCGTCGCGCTCCATGCCGGCGTCGCACTCGTGCGGCGCCTCGACGACGAGCGCGGGCCCGCCCCCTGTACCGCTCCTGGCCTCGGTGCTGTTCGTGTGGTCGAGCGCCACGCATGCCCCCGCGCGGACCGCCATCCGTGCGGCAAGTGCCGAATCCGGCAGCGCGGACAGCAACTCCGCTGCCGTCGCCCGGACGTTGCGGCTGCGGTCGGCCAACGCCCGCTCCAGGAACGGCTCGTCCTCGGCGCGCAGTCCCGCGCGGAGCGAGTCGAGAAACATCAGCCGGTCCTCGGCACGCTCCGTCTGCCAGGTCGTCTCCAGCAACTCCCGGGCGGCGGCCGGCTCCCGCGCGCGTATCGCCGCGAGGAGGGAGACGCGTTCGGCGAACAGGCCTTCCTGCCACAGCCGCTGGATCCGTTCCGTCTCCTCGGCCCCGGGCAGGGCCGCGCCGCCGCCCGGGGTCGAGCGCAGGGCGAACCGCCAGTCCGGGTTCAGCCGGGCGAGCCACAGCGCGCGCGGGCCCGCGAACGCCAGCGCCGCCGGACGCAGATCCGTACGCCCCCTGGCCGCGTCGAGCAGTGCCGGCAGCGACTCTGGAGGGGCCGCGAAACCGTGCGTGTTCGCCGCCGTGAGCCACTGGGGCAGCAGCTCCATCAGATCCGGCGCCGTGCCCCGGCGACCGCTGCCGCCGGGGATGCCGGGCCGGTCGGCCAGCAGTAGCGCCAGCCTGCGGGCCGCCGCGCGGGGCAGTGGCGGGCGCGGGTCCGCCACAGCGGGCTCCGGCCGCGCCGCCGCCCGGGCCGGCCGCAGCCCTGCCCGGCGCCGTACGGTCTCCACGGCCGCCGCGTCGAGCAGCGCGACCGGCGCCTGCCTGCCCGGCGGGAAGCCCGGAGGCGTACGCCGCTCGGTGCCGAGCAGTGCCGCGGTGACCAGCTCCTCCCAGGCGTCCGCCGCGGGCGATCCCACGGGGGCGGAGGCCCTGCTGCCGTTCATGAGATTCCCTTTCGTGGGGAGCCGTCGTGTCGTGGAGCCGTGAGTCGTCGGTGTGGCGAGCCGCTTCAGCACAGCGGGACCGCCTGTCCCGCCGCTCCCTCCGGCCAGGCCGTCAGAGGGGTGAAACCCCGGTGACCGCACTCGCCGAAGACCGTGACGGGGGCGCCGCCCGACAGGGCGACGAGGCGCCAAAGGCCCGGGTGAGCCACGGCGGAGGGGGACATGGGCAACGCCAGGTCGGTGTCGGCGTCCGCCAGTTGCCAGGAGCCGCCGTCCGGGACGGGTATGACCCGGTCCAGCGTCACCGGGCAGGAGTCCAGCCAGGGGTCGTCCCGAAGTGCCTCCCCGTAGCGCTCTGCCGCGTGCGCGGTCGTCGTCCCGGGCGGCCGCACCTCCGTCGGCGCGGGCGGAGTGAACCGCTCCCCCAGGGCCGCCCGAAGCTGCCCGGCGCCGGGATACGCGGACACCTCGGCCTCGAACGCCAGACCGACAGGCAGTGCCAGTTCGGGGGCGCGGCCGGCCGCGCCGTAGGAGAGGAGCAGGGCGGTGCGGCCCGACTCCGCGCCGTGCAGCCAGATCCGGCGGGTCGTCAGGCGGGCGTCCGCCGTCTCGTACTGGGCGAGGACCAGCCAGAGGTCGCGCACCGGCGGGCCGTCCGCCGAACCGGGCAGGCCGACCCTCGACCGCACCGTCGCCGCCAGACCGTCCGGCAGCTCGTCCCGGCGCAGCCAGCCCCGGTCGAGGAGATGGAGCAGCGCGCACTCCTCCAGCAGCCGCACCGGCCAGCCCGGGCCGGACGCCGGAATTGCCCCCAACTCCCTTACCCGCGCTGCCAGTCCGGGGGCCTGGGCATCGACCATGCGGGCCGCCGTCTCCTCCCACAGTCCGTAACCCGCCTGCTCTGCCGTGGCCAGGCCGCCGCGCAGGAGGTCGGTGAGGCGCTGCTCCAACTCCGTCGCCCCCGCAGTGATCCGCTCGGCCCGGCGCTCCGCCCTGCGCCGCGCCGCCTCCGGATCACCGGACCCGGACGGGGAACCCTCCTCGCCCGCCGTCCGTTTCCCCTCCGCTCGCTTCCGCCGCCCCGCCAGCCACTCCTCCGCCCAGCCCGGCGCATCCCCTCGCGGCACCGCGCCGTCCTCGGCCGCCCAGAGCAGCAGCAGCCCGAGAGCGTGCTTGCAGGGGAACTTGCGGCTCGGGCAACTGCACTTGTACGCGGGCCCGGAGGCGTCCGCGATGTCGACGACCGTCTGATACGGCTTGCTGCCACTGCCCTTGCACAGTCCCCACACCGTCCCCTCGTCAGAGCTGCCGGCCTCCGACCACGGCCCGGCCGCGCCGAGTTTGCTTCCCGCTTTGCGTGACGAGACGTCAGGCGCCAGTGCCAGCACCTGATCCGCCGTCCAGCGCACCCCCTGCTGAGTCATGACATCGAAGGTAGGTCCCGGCACTGACAATCGGCCCTCGCAGCGATCTCCACTCAGCTCTCGGAACAGCATTTCCGCAGGTCAGAGTGCATTGTCAGTGGCGTGGTGCAGTGTGGTCACCAGATCCGAACGGGCCAAGACCGGCCGAGCTGGAGGGGGACCGAGCCATGTCTGTTTCCGCTGAACCGACATCCGTCGACTCACGTGACGAGCAGTCCGCGCACGCGAACGGCACGGAGGAACTGCGCCCGCACGCCGAGGACGCCTTCGCCGCCGAACTCGCGGCGCTGGCCGCGCAGGACGACCGCCCGCGCCCGGCCCGCTGGAAACTGTCGCCGTGGGCCGTCGCGACCTACCTGCAGGGCGGCACCCTGCCCGACGGCACGGTGATCACACCGAAGTACGTGGGCCCGCGCCGCATCGTCGAGGTTGCCGTCACGACCCTCGCGACCGACCGTGCCCTGCTGCTGCTCGGTGTGCCAGGTACGGCGAAGACCTGGGTGTCCGAGCACCTGGCGGCGGCGGTCAGCGGCAACTCGACGCTGCTGGTCCAGGGCACGGCCGGCACGCCGGAGGAGGCGATCCGGTACGGCTGGAACTACGCGCGGCTGCTCGCGCACGGCCCGAGCCGCGAGGCCCTCGTACCCAGCCCCGTCATGCGGGCGATGGCGGAGGGGATGACGGCCCGCGTCGAGGAGCTGACCCGTATCCCTGCCGACGTACAGGACACGCTGATCACGATCCTGTCGGAAAAGAACCTGCCGATACCGGAGTTGGGGCAGGAGGTGCAGGCGGTACGAGGGTTCAACCTGATCGCGACGGCCAACGACCGCGACCGTGGCGTCAACGAGTTGTCCAGCGCTCTGCGCCGCCGCTTCAACACGGTGGTGCTGCCGCTGCCGGAGAGTGCCGATGCCGAGGTCGACATCGTTTCGCGCCGGGTCGACCAGATCGGCCGCTCGCTCGACCTGCCAGCCGTGCCGGACGGTGTCGACGAGATCCGTCGCGTCGTGACCGTCTTCCGTGAACTGCGCGACGGGGTCACGTCGGACGGCCGGACGAAGCTGAAGTCGCCCAGCGGCACGCTGTCCACCGCCGAGGCGATCTCGGTCGTCACCAGCGGTCTGGCCCTGGCGGCCCACTTCGGCGACGGCGTCCTGCGGGCCTCCGACGTCGCCGCGGGCATCCTCGGCGCCGTCGTCCGCGATCCGGCGGCCGACCGGGTCGTCTGGCAGGAGTACCTGGAGGCGGTGGTCCGCGAACGCGACGGCTGGAAGGACTTCTACCGGGCGTGCCGGGAGGTGAGCGCGTGAGCCGGCGCAGGGGCAGGGGTGCGGGTGTGGATGTGCGGGGGCGTGTGTACGGGTTGTCGATGGGAGGCGGTTCGGTGTCCATGCGGGTGGGTGGCGTGAGTACGGCGGTCGACGACGGTGACTCGACCTGGCGTGGGAGGCGAGTGGCGTGACCGACGTCGAGGGGGGCGCCGGGCCGTTGCTGCTCGGCGTACGTCATCACGGGCCCGGGTCGGCGCGGGCGGTACGGGCCGCGCTGGCGGCGGCGCGGCCGGCGGTCGTACTGATCGAGGGGCCGCCCGAGGCCGACGCCCTGGTCCCGCTGGCCGCCGACGAGGACATGCGACCGCCGGTCGCCCTGCTGGCCCACGCCGTGGACGAACCCGGCCGCTCGGCGTTCTGGCCGCTGGCCGAGTTCTCCCCGGAGTGGGTGGCGATCCGCTGGGCCCTCGAACACGGGGTCCCCGCCCGCTTCATCGACCTCCCCGCCACGCACACGCTGGCGTGGGGGAGCGAGGGCGAGGAGCAGCGGGAGGAGGGGGAGCGCAAGGACGGAGGTGAGGGGGACGGGACCGACGGTCCGGTGTCCGACCCCGCCCCGGACGCCGATGTGCGGGTCGATCCGCTCGCCGTGCTCGCGCGGACCGGCGGTTACGACGATCCGGAGCGCTGGTGGGAGGACGTCGTCGAGCACCGGGGTGCGGGGCAGGGGGACGTGTTCGCCCCCTTCGAAGTGCTCGAAGAGGCCATGGGCGCGCTGCGCGAGGTGTACGGCACCGGGGGGCACGACCGGGACCCCGTGCGGGAGGCGTACATGCGGCTCCAAGTGCGAGCGGCACAGCGGGAGTTCGGGGACGCTTCGGTGGCCGTGGTGTGCGGTGCCTGGCATGTGCCCGCGCTGCGGCGGAAGACCGCCGTCGCCGCCGACCGGGCGTTGCTGAAAGGACTGCCCAAGGTCAAGGTGGATGTGACCTGGGTGCCGTGGACGCATCGCCGGCTCGCGCGGGCCAGCGGTTACGGGGCGGGCATCGACTCACCCGGCTGGTACGGGCATCTGTTCGGAGTGCCGGACCGGCCGGTCGAGCGGTGGATGACCAAGGTGGCGGGGCTGCTGCGCGACGAGGACAGGATGGTCTCCTCGGCGCATGTCATCGAGGCGGTGCGGCTGGCGGAGACGCTCGCCGCGATGCGGGGCCGCCCGCTGCCGGGACTGACCGAGACGACCGACGCCGTGCGGGCGGTGATGTGCGAGGGCTCGGACGTCCCGCTGGCCCTGGTGCAGGACCGGCTCGTCGTCGGAGACGTGCTCGGGGAAGTACCGGAGGCGGCGCCCGCTGTGCCGTTGCAGCGCGACCTGACGCGGCTCCAGCGCCGGTTGCGGCTCAAACCGGAATCGCTGGAACGGGAGTTGGAGCTCGACCTGCGCAAGGAGACCGACGCCGGGCGCAGTCGGCTGCTGCACCGCCTGCGGCTGCTCGGGATCGGCTGGGGCGAACCCGCGGCGTCGCGCGGCAGCACCGGCACCTTCCGGGAGACATGGCGGCTGCGATGGGAGCCGGAGCTGGCGGTACGGGTCGCCGAGGCCGGTGTGTGGGGGACGACCGTGCTCTCGGCGGCGACCGCCAGGGCGGAGGCCGACGCAGTCGGCGCGGGCTCGCTGGCGGACGTGACCGCACTCGCCGAGCGCTGTCTGCTCGCCGAACTGGCCGACGCGCTCCCCGTGGTGATGCGTGTTCTCGCCGACCGCGCGGCCCTGGACGCCGACGTGGGCCACCTCGCCCAGGCCCTGCCGGCACTGGTCCGGTCTCTGCGCTACGGCGACGTACGCGGCACGGACACCCGGGTGCTGGCCGAGGTCGCGGCGGGCCTCGCCGAGCGCGTCTTCGTCGGGCTGCCCCCGGCCTGTGCCGCGCTCGACACGGAGGCCGCCGAGGAAATGCGGCGCCATGTGGACGCGGTGCACGGGGCGGTGGGGCTGCTCGGGGAGGCCGTGGGCCCGGATCCGGCGGAACCTCCGGCGGGTACCGCTGCTGAGGAGGCGCCGCCGGGCATCGTCCGCGCGGGCACCGATGTGGAGAGCCCCACGAGAGCCGCTGATCCCGAGGACCCTCCCGCAGGCGGCACCGAGGCCACGTCTGCCTCCTCGTCCTCGGATGCTCTCGCGTACACCGCTGCGGATGCCCCAGAACCGGGACGCCACATCGAGCTGCGGCGCCGTTGGCACGCCGTGCTCCGGGTGCTGTCCGCGCGGGACAGCGTGGCCGGAGTCGTGCGCGGGCGGGCCGTGCGGCTGCTGCTGGACGACGGGGAGCTGGCGCACGACGAGGCGGCGCTGCTCATGGGGCTCGTGCTGTCGCCCGGGACGGCACCGGGGGACGCGGCAGCGTGGATCGAGGGGTTCGTCGGAGGCGGCTCCGGGGGCGGAATGCTGCTGGTGCACGACGAACGGCTGCTCGGGCTGGTCGACGCCTGGCTGACCGGGGTGCCGACGGAGGCGTTCACCGATGTGCTGCCGCTGCTGAGGCGCACCTTCTCGGCGTACGAGCCCGGGGTGCGTAGAACGCTGGGGGAACTGGTCCGGCGCGGTCCCGGGAAGCGGGGGAGCGCGGTGGCAGGCGCCGTCGGTCTGCCGGGCTTCGCACTCGGCCTCGACGCCCGGCGGGCGGATGCCGTGCTGCCGGTGCTGCGGCTGCTGCTGGGGCTGTCGGCCGCGGGTGACGGAGGCGTCGACAACAACCTTGTGGGGGTGGGGACATGACGACGGCGACCGAGTCGGCGGATCCGGCACAGGAGCGGTTGCGGCGATGGCGCCTCGTGCTCGGGGGCGACGCGGCGGACGGTACCGGGTGCGCGCTCTCCGGGCAGGACGCCGCGATGGACGGGGCGCTCACCGCGCTCTACGGGCGAGGGGACGGGGGCAAGGGCCGGGCGGGGCGGGAACGTTCGGCGGGGCTCGGGGCGTCCGCGCCGTCGGTCGCGCGGTGGCTCGGTGACATCCGGACGTACTTTCCGTCGTCCGTCGTCCAGGTGATGCAGCGCGACGCCATCGACCGGCTCGGTCTCTCCGCCCTTCTGCTGGAGCCCGAGATGCTGGAGGCGGTCGAGGCGGACGTCCACCTCGTCGGCACGCTGCTCTCCCTCAACAAGGCGATGCCGGAGACGACGAAGGAGACGGCGAGAGCGGTCGTACGCAAGGTCGTCGAGGACCTGGAGAAGAGGCTCGCCTCGCGGACCCGGGCCACGCTCACCGGCGCGCTGGACCGCAGTGCCCGTATCAGCAGGCCGCGCCATCACGACATCGACTGGAACCGCACGATCGCGGCCAACCTCAAGCACTACCTGCCCGAGTACCGCACGATCGTGCCGGAGCGGCTCGTCGGCTACGGGCGCGCCTCCCAGTCGGTGAAGAAGGAGGTCGTCCTCTGCATCGACCAGTCCGGTTCGATGGCGGCGTCGGTGG contains these protein-coding regions:
- a CDS encoding ATP-binding protein; this encodes MSVSAEPTSVDSRDEQSAHANGTEELRPHAEDAFAAELAALAAQDDRPRPARWKLSPWAVATYLQGGTLPDGTVITPKYVGPRRIVEVAVTTLATDRALLLLGVPGTAKTWVSEHLAAAVSGNSTLLVQGTAGTPEEAIRYGWNYARLLAHGPSREALVPSPVMRAMAEGMTARVEELTRIPADVQDTLITILSEKNLPIPELGQEVQAVRGFNLIATANDRDRGVNELSSALRRRFNTVVLPLPESADAEVDIVSRRVDQIGRSLDLPAVPDGVDEIRRVVTVFRELRDGVTSDGRTKLKSPSGTLSTAEAISVVTSGLALAAHFGDGVLRASDVAAGILGAVVRDPAADRVVWQEYLEAVVRERDGWKDFYRACREVSA
- a CDS encoding DUF5682 family protein: MTDVEGGAGPLLLGVRHHGPGSARAVRAALAAARPAVVLIEGPPEADALVPLAADEDMRPPVALLAHAVDEPGRSAFWPLAEFSPEWVAIRWALEHGVPARFIDLPATHTLAWGSEGEEQREEGERKDGGEGDGTDGPVSDPAPDADVRVDPLAVLARTGGYDDPERWWEDVVEHRGAGQGDVFAPFEVLEEAMGALREVYGTGGHDRDPVREAYMRLQVRAAQREFGDASVAVVCGAWHVPALRRKTAVAADRALLKGLPKVKVDVTWVPWTHRRLARASGYGAGIDSPGWYGHLFGVPDRPVERWMTKVAGLLRDEDRMVSSAHVIEAVRLAETLAAMRGRPLPGLTETTDAVRAVMCEGSDVPLALVQDRLVVGDVLGEVPEAAPAVPLQRDLTRLQRRLRLKPESLERELELDLRKETDAGRSRLLHRLRLLGIGWGEPAASRGSTGTFRETWRLRWEPELAVRVAEAGVWGTTVLSAATARAEADAVGAGSLADVTALAERCLLAELADALPVVMRVLADRAALDADVGHLAQALPALVRSLRYGDVRGTDTRVLAEVAAGLAERVFVGLPPACAALDTEAAEEMRRHVDAVHGAVGLLGEAVGPDPAEPPAGTAAEEAPPGIVRAGTDVESPTRAADPEDPPAGGTEATSASSSSDALAYTAADAPEPGRHIELRRRWHAVLRVLSARDSVAGVVRGRAVRLLLDDGELAHDEAALLMGLVLSPGTAPGDAAAWIEGFVGGGSGGGMLLVHDERLLGLVDAWLTGVPTEAFTDVLPLLRRTFSAYEPGVRRTLGELVRRGPGKRGSAVAGAVGLPGFALGLDARRADAVLPVLRLLLGLSAAGDGGVDNNLVGVGT
- a CDS encoding VWA domain-containing protein, yielding MTTATESADPAQERLRRWRLVLGGDAADGTGCALSGQDAAMDGALTALYGRGDGGKGRAGRERSAGLGASAPSVARWLGDIRTYFPSSVVQVMQRDAIDRLGLSALLLEPEMLEAVEADVHLVGTLLSLNKAMPETTKETARAVVRKVVEDLEKRLASRTRATLTGALDRSARISRPRHHDIDWNRTIAANLKHYLPEYRTIVPERLVGYGRASQSVKKEVVLCIDQSGSMAASVVYASVFGAVLASMRSIDTRLVVFDTAVVDLTDQLDDPVDVLFGTQLGGGTDINRALAYCQSQITRPAETVVVLISDLYEGGIRDEMLKRVAAMKASGVQFVTLLALSDEGAPAYDREHAAALAALGAPAFACTPDLFPDIMAAAIEKRPLPIPDTQ